A genomic stretch from Leptospira licerasiae serovar Varillal str. VAR 010 includes:
- a CDS encoding carboxyl transferase domain-containing protein, whose amino-acid sequence MIPTRKPEPDSFTQGILSIPEIDSVIRDLKILNPGRSEKKEILPDRKGTLKKVLIANRGEIAKRFFLALREEGIRSVAVVTDPDREQSWYESADEIIYIGSSDKYTNSQTIIAATLLSDANAVYPGYGFLSEDFKFVESLEEASSIYNKNIIFMGPKASVMRKVGNKLDARKLALDNGIPLLSGSGPIADGKEIAIQEAEKIGYPLMIKLDSGGGGKGMVIVRNSKELIPAIESTVRIGIQSYGNGTFFFEKYVERPAHFEVQIFNSTAVGIRKCAVQRRNQKVVEESGETFLDDRTLLQLLSSAERVAHISGYSEGCAAGTVEFLLDCETGNFGFLEMNTRLQVEYPVTDQSLGIDLAKWQILFFDGREQEIPYDSVVRRRFSDRNHSIQCRIYAEDPFQNYSPSPGEIKDLELPTFNGVRCDFGFRKGDRVLGDYDPMIGKLITTGTTREEALLRMERALSDLYIRGITTNIEQLIKLVRHDLFRSGEYDNLILSNNEELTKAEKESEEEGAIICSLAESVFISENDLKRSFRDRDLPKLLHSQESEYSLYEFELRSETKTYKTRLFRTSISSYRALLNGKDSGIIGVSVRGELGEEFLVEFGGRTIPVRVDRRPSFHLVRFPDRQGKLRYVRFSILSKDKKNNTSDEGILRAPFQGTFVKICNNPHTNDIWKEGEIIHEGDPILVISAMKMETILTSPVSGKLSYLLEHGDKNRLVRGITASGMILGKGLSEGEILAKIETEQKSEIENELENYNATDGSIWEIWSSIEADAKFELPPIQKTSGSDLRALLKSWILGTFREQDAIEKIDSILSNFEFAKLSDSENRLWGNFYIELLKFHVLVRRIFSSDPGTKFSHYGEIQRALSEWDTEGYNPPKTTKKLLSNAFHYYGIKPWNPLRRTKSQKDAFIFLVKAYANLREGKELIAKLLEKLAIYAPPTPSIDLALNGILYLEEREKESSLEKTVRRILNSRGNRPQKFKGGDATISRKHVFDYVRFLKSPWSSVSEERSEILEGKFKKSFSENLPLVPENFDEALTSQIRKKLEYWQTQGNIKRLYSPNPGHFLYFLETKKEKQYILFSTLVAKPEKTTSRFDLETTAKVGACILQGSQIFQKVDIFRLEVLVSGFKVKFDPGSNEEDVFNYNNIMESAGSVLRFFLHGLYSQFTMDFLPENTEKTVTLSFFFKDGKLRMDIAHPNDPRFPYCKGTDPKDLTVFQKGKWPLECWVSEVFDKDSTKEITIPGTDGLLKKNPKTGKEEIYIPGAKIFEGKIGGKPALCFFKDSRVAGGATGDIEGRKYIAAAYYAYRKDLPLYIWNDGAGANIKEGMVSLNRAAEGFFMNSLLSAGLKASEFRAAIESHSDPILKEVCSETEKKYGSEFRKYNSEDKPNLCFTVAVGTGSSTGLDVYGSSQASLQVLLNEDESYRVLTGSSVIESVTGEKFTNYEIGGAKIMGQATGTVDFVANDKIQLIWIIRRIQDSLLGCKPSQKEKNKRVISENWNILDENELIHHSESGFFLPIKENYSGSGSLVSGFIRLGEASVLSMGPRTNDGFHSLPCIIKAKESVRIAEKTGASLLLVYGSKWFRSSHLDDYDSLRPRRDFQKSLQSFEGACLHFIKNPEGLRVSELTSNADVCLLLEPNEKSKPSARKEFSNKKRWATFTAKSEQEAYEIIKKFFHLMNHRKIENSSPNKNEIRLPKEITVSYDMKEEVVLKILDVNTFLEFGEWDPGSSLITGLGRIQGRTVAIIADQPKGGGSPDAPGTEKFRVFTEFVNKHSIPLLMISDAPGFVPGTKQERARIQQIGGESLDVNVLSEIPVVSIVLRQNYGGRQIHAFSGFLRPGIAYYSLAEATLAVMGGNSAFDLFQGAKVSALRKDGNIQEIESIQKEFFESFTKKSRADFDAKNSGVLDGTFGSVSELREVLKTGLEEADLKLFLWRKNKNKYSEGEVYLSPPKPGEDWKDLILP is encoded by the coding sequence ATGATACCCACAAGAAAACCAGAGCCGGATTCATTTACCCAAGGAATATTAAGTATTCCTGAAATAGATTCAGTCATAAGGGACCTGAAAATTTTAAACCCTGGACGTTCCGAAAAAAAGGAAATTTTACCGGACAGAAAAGGGACACTTAAAAAGGTATTGATCGCAAACAGAGGAGAGATCGCTAAAAGGTTTTTTTTAGCGTTAAGAGAAGAAGGTATCCGTTCTGTTGCAGTAGTAACAGACCCGGACAGGGAACAATCCTGGTATGAATCCGCAGACGAGATCATTTATATCGGAAGTTCGGATAAATACACGAATTCACAGACTATAATAGCAGCGACTCTGCTTTCGGATGCGAATGCGGTTTATCCAGGTTACGGATTTTTATCTGAAGATTTCAAATTCGTAGAATCCTTAGAAGAAGCCTCCTCGATCTATAATAAAAATATAATATTTATGGGCCCCAAGGCTTCCGTAATGAGGAAAGTGGGCAACAAACTAGATGCCAGAAAACTGGCCTTAGACAACGGGATTCCACTTTTATCAGGAAGTGGACCGATTGCCGACGGGAAGGAGATCGCAATCCAAGAAGCGGAAAAGATCGGCTATCCGCTTATGATCAAATTGGACAGCGGCGGCGGCGGAAAGGGAATGGTAATCGTACGAAATTCCAAAGAACTGATTCCCGCAATAGAAAGCACAGTTCGGATCGGCATCCAATCTTACGGAAACGGAACCTTCTTTTTTGAAAAATATGTAGAAAGACCCGCTCATTTCGAAGTACAAATTTTCAACTCTACTGCGGTTGGAATCCGAAAATGCGCGGTGCAAAGAAGAAACCAAAAAGTTGTAGAAGAAAGCGGAGAAACTTTTTTAGACGATAGGACCTTGCTACAATTATTGTCCTCCGCTGAAAGGGTTGCTCATATCTCAGGCTATTCGGAAGGATGCGCAGCTGGGACAGTGGAATTCCTACTAGACTGTGAAACAGGTAATTTCGGATTTTTAGAAATGAACACCAGATTACAGGTAGAATATCCTGTAACGGATCAATCTTTAGGCATTGATCTAGCAAAATGGCAAATTCTATTTTTCGATGGAAGAGAGCAAGAGATCCCTTACGATTCTGTGGTCAGAAGAAGATTCTCGGACAGAAATCATTCTATTCAATGTAGGATCTATGCGGAAGATCCATTTCAAAATTACTCACCTTCTCCCGGAGAAATAAAAGACCTTGAACTACCTACATTCAACGGAGTGCGTTGCGATTTCGGATTCAGAAAAGGTGATAGAGTATTAGGCGATTACGATCCTATGATCGGAAAACTGATCACTACAGGGACCACGAGAGAAGAAGCTTTACTAAGAATGGAAAGAGCCCTTTCAGATCTATACATCCGGGGTATCACAACAAATATTGAACAATTGATCAAACTGGTACGACATGATCTTTTTCGTTCGGGAGAATATGATAATTTAATTTTATCTAATAATGAAGAGCTAACGAAAGCGGAGAAGGAATCGGAAGAAGAAGGTGCAATCATATGCTCTCTTGCTGAATCAGTCTTTATATCCGAAAACGATTTGAAAAGATCTTTTAGGGATAGAGACCTTCCTAAATTACTGCACTCCCAAGAATCAGAATACTCTCTTTACGAATTTGAATTAAGATCGGAAACAAAAACTTATAAAACAAGATTATTCCGTACTTCCATTTCCAGTTATAGGGCATTATTAAACGGAAAAGATTCCGGTATCATAGGAGTGTCCGTCCGCGGAGAATTGGGCGAAGAATTTTTAGTAGAATTCGGAGGTAGAACCATTCCTGTTCGAGTAGATCGCAGACCTTCCTTTCATTTAGTGCGATTTCCGGACAGACAAGGAAAACTAAGGTACGTCCGATTCTCCATTCTATCCAAAGATAAAAAGAATAACACATCCGACGAAGGCATATTACGCGCTCCATTCCAAGGAACATTCGTAAAGATATGTAACAACCCCCATACAAACGACATATGGAAAGAAGGAGAAATCATTCACGAAGGTGATCCGATCTTAGTTATTTCCGCGATGAAAATGGAGACGATCCTTACATCGCCTGTCAGCGGAAAGCTGAGTTATCTATTGGAACACGGAGATAAGAACAGATTAGTACGAGGAATTACTGCCTCTGGGATGATTTTGGGGAAAGGTTTAAGCGAAGGTGAAATTCTCGCTAAAATTGAAACGGAGCAAAAATCGGAAATCGAAAATGAATTAGAAAATTATAATGCTACCGACGGTTCTATCTGGGAAATTTGGTCTTCTATTGAAGCCGATGCGAAATTTGAGCTTCCACCCATCCAAAAAACTTCAGGTTCCGATCTAAGAGCATTATTGAAGTCCTGGATATTGGGAACCTTCAGAGAACAAGATGCGATAGAAAAAATAGATTCTATACTTTCTAATTTCGAATTTGCTAAACTTTCCGATTCCGAGAATCGTCTTTGGGGAAACTTCTATATAGAACTTTTGAAATTCCATGTATTAGTGCGAAGAATATTCTCCTCCGACCCTGGGACTAAATTTTCCCATTATGGAGAAATACAAAGAGCGCTTTCCGAATGGGACACCGAAGGATACAATCCTCCAAAGACTACGAAAAAACTTTTATCGAATGCATTCCATTACTATGGTATAAAACCTTGGAACCCTCTGAGAAGGACCAAAAGCCAAAAAGATGCATTTATATTCTTAGTAAAAGCGTATGCAAATCTTAGAGAAGGAAAAGAGCTTATAGCAAAACTTTTGGAAAAACTTGCCATTTATGCTCCACCTACTCCTTCCATAGACCTTGCATTGAACGGCATCTTATATTTGGAGGAAAGAGAGAAGGAAAGTTCCCTCGAAAAAACAGTCAGAAGAATATTAAACTCGAGAGGAAATCGCCCCCAAAAATTTAAAGGGGGAGATGCAACCATTTCTAGAAAACATGTCTTCGATTATGTGCGCTTTTTAAAATCTCCTTGGTCTTCCGTCTCCGAGGAAAGATCCGAAATCTTAGAAGGAAAATTTAAAAAATCTTTTTCCGAAAACTTGCCATTAGTTCCGGAAAACTTTGATGAGGCTCTCACTTCTCAAATCCGAAAGAAACTAGAATACTGGCAAACCCAAGGAAACATTAAAAGATTATATTCTCCTAACCCCGGACATTTTCTATACTTCCTGGAAACAAAAAAAGAAAAACAATATATACTCTTCTCAACTTTAGTAGCTAAACCTGAAAAGACAACTTCCAGGTTCGATCTGGAAACGACTGCGAAAGTTGGAGCATGTATTTTACAAGGTTCCCAAATATTCCAAAAAGTAGATATTTTTAGATTAGAAGTACTTGTTTCCGGATTCAAAGTCAAATTCGATCCGGGTTCAAACGAAGAAGATGTATTCAATTATAATAATATAATGGAATCCGCAGGTTCCGTTCTTCGCTTCTTCTTGCATGGATTGTATAGCCAATTCACAATGGATTTCCTTCCGGAAAATACCGAAAAAACGGTCACGCTTTCCTTCTTCTTTAAAGATGGAAAGCTTAGAATGGACATTGCTCATCCCAATGATCCAAGATTCCCTTATTGTAAAGGAACTGATCCGAAAGATCTAACGGTTTTCCAAAAAGGGAAATGGCCCTTAGAGTGCTGGGTTTCCGAAGTATTTGATAAGGATTCTACAAAGGAAATTACCATTCCCGGAACTGACGGACTTCTCAAAAAAAATCCTAAAACCGGGAAAGAAGAGATCTATATCCCCGGAGCAAAAATATTCGAAGGAAAGATCGGCGGAAAACCTGCATTATGTTTTTTTAAAGATTCGAGAGTCGCAGGCGGCGCCACAGGTGATATAGAGGGGAGAAAATATATCGCAGCCGCTTATTATGCATATCGAAAAGACCTTCCTTTATATATTTGGAACGACGGAGCAGGAGCTAATATTAAGGAAGGAATGGTCTCTTTGAATAGAGCAGCGGAAGGATTTTTCATGAATTCACTGTTAAGCGCAGGCTTGAAAGCATCCGAATTCAGGGCCGCAATCGAATCACACTCAGACCCTATCTTAAAAGAAGTGTGCTCCGAAACAGAAAAAAAATACGGATCAGAATTCAGAAAATATAACTCGGAAGATAAACCTAATCTTTGTTTTACAGTCGCGGTCGGAACCGGCTCTTCTACAGGACTGGATGTTTACGGCTCTTCCCAAGCATCGTTGCAGGTTCTACTAAATGAAGACGAGTCCTATAGAGTTTTAACCGGATCTTCCGTGATCGAATCCGTAACAGGTGAGAAGTTTACCAATTACGAGATCGGCGGCGCTAAAATCATGGGACAGGCTACTGGCACCGTTGATTTTGTCGCTAACGATAAGATCCAACTCATTTGGATCATTAGAAGGATCCAGGATTCTTTGTTAGGATGCAAACCTTCTCAAAAAGAGAAAAATAAAAGAGTCATATCAGAAAATTGGAATATTTTAGATGAAAACGAACTTATCCATCACTCAGAGAGCGGATTCTTTTTGCCTATCAAAGAAAACTATTCAGGTTCCGGATCTTTAGTGTCCGGATTCATTCGATTGGGAGAAGCTTCCGTCCTATCGATGGGACCGAGAACTAATGATGGATTTCATTCTCTTCCATGTATTATTAAAGCGAAAGAATCCGTTCGGATCGCCGAAAAAACGGGAGCTAGTCTACTTTTAGTCTACGGAAGTAAATGGTTTAGAAGTTCTCATTTGGACGATTATGATTCCTTAAGACCGAGAAGAGACTTCCAAAAATCGTTACAAAGTTTTGAAGGAGCTTGTTTACATTTCATAAAAAACCCCGAAGGACTTAGGGTTTCAGAACTTACTTCAAATGCAGACGTATGTTTACTTTTAGAACCGAATGAAAAAAGTAAACCTTCCGCCCGCAAAGAATTTTCGAATAAAAAAAGATGGGCAACATTTACCGCTAAAAGCGAACAGGAAGCATACGAGATCATTAAAAAATTCTTTCATTTGATGAATCACAGAAAAATCGAAAATTCCTCTCCTAACAAAAATGAGATCAGACTTCCGAAAGAGATCACAGTTTCCTACGATATGAAAGAAGAAGTCGTATTGAAAATTTTAGACGTGAATACTTTCTTAGAATTTGGAGAATGGGACCCGGGTTCTAGTCTGATTACAGGACTCGGAAGAATACAAGGAAGAACCGTTGCAATCATCGCAGATCAACCGAAAGGAGGAGGTTCTCCCGATGCGCCGGGCACCGAAAAATTCAGAGTATTCACCGAGTTTGTAAACAAACATTCCATACCTTTATTAATGATCTCCGATGCACCAGGTTTCGTTCCAGGTACCAAACAAGAAAGAGCAAGGATACAGCAGATCGGCGGAGAATCTTTGGATGTGAACGTTCTCTCCGAAATTCCCGTGGTTTCCATCGTATTAAGACAAAATTATGGAGGAAGACAGATCCACGCATTCAGCGGATTTTTAAGACCCGGAATCGCATATTATTCTTTAGCGGAAGCAACTCTTGCTGTTATGGGCGGAAATTCAGCATTCGATCTATTCCAAGGAGCGAAAGTTTCAGCGCTCAGAAAAGACGGGAATATTCAAGAAATTGAATCTATCCAAAAAGAATTTTTCGAATCTTTTACTAAAAAGTCCAGGGCCGACTTCGATGCAAAAAATTCCGGAGTTTTAGACGGGACTTTCGGATCTGTTTCCGAATTAAGAGAAGTTCTAAAAACGGGTTTAGAAGAAGCTGATCTTAAACTTTTCCTTTGGAGAAAGAATAAGAACAAATACTCGGAAGGAGAAGTGTATTTATCTCCTCCTAAACCAGGAGAAGACTGGAAGGACCTGATCTTACCTTAA
- a CDS encoding PP2C family protein-serine/threonine phosphatase yields the protein MIKNKFLRAVLPGIRAKLSFFTAALVISILGFTSIIHYSQQTKALEEKLESELKAPLEYVNSVVLDLENLSRSMILIEEFKVRVKEKKKQLSKFKRTVVQKEGGFFGALKELGQSIGLNVKRGNVYKSVDTYFTRYLSEKEIQEFESKVRNELRKENGAPIDTPVYERIRSIAEKTALARISAETSKIRIEEITEELKFLDTELAKVDLDPKKKKTYLTDKDKLEKERKAAEKAIPDGEKKAASGETALTKALQNFFRGSFKDRISSLGLLPDKIRILAYDRVGKETLDTGLLFSQSSETGKKLLSQADFTESRKGLFGDTDVLEVIQNKSEAESYEVGGRQYEVVYRPVFRNPSTAERSRSMAEEIAENPKDWAKYLEEDRKISAEIAEISQRLKTRMSELRKDGKAKPSSDKEFKNLALAYRQMLKKRDTKLEQLQPYGSVFEKNKKKWNDDHKSLKDKIANTSKEILEWEKMLKFPPKEGDNKTSPEEIQEKIRVLESLEEEYKDSLIRLESTKGDWGNSYEHKAEDAFFGLREAALEDFTFIPFKTGPAGIRRYYKDENERKSVRIKWRLLREWILSGNSETELPKTPKGIAWDSGILVRSRSEAEEVMWALDSTPLVAPGEEEGKGLVYDLLRKDLLGYNIILIDRTEGVRQMKSNREEMIRYTGIIGTIAILLAYGLAWFVVRRIRVISKNAESIGEGNLNVEFPPAGYDEIGILSESLNDMVHGLKEREEMKGELLAAEEIQKRLLPEKLPSSLNDYVEFGAFYKAMTGVGGDYYDFIELGGGKIAICIGDVSNHGVGPAIVMALFRAQIRAILRKGERDLKKILLEANGYLYEDTPDHIFITFFLAIFDSNTSRLEYISAGHVKPLFFDASDGKIKELPAGGLPIGMDENSFFETTIERRALTLDSGDIFFEYTDGLDEARSPNSDMYTRERLAKLLHANGEKRPEELIKTIVADVESHTQQDLSATGFSKLSDDIAMIAIRKR from the coding sequence ATGATTAAAAACAAATTTCTAAGAGCGGTTCTTCCCGGCATTCGGGCAAAACTTTCCTTTTTTACGGCCGCATTGGTCATCTCGATATTAGGTTTCACTTCTATAATTCATTATTCCCAACAGACAAAAGCTTTGGAAGAAAAGCTCGAGTCCGAGTTAAAGGCTCCTTTGGAATATGTGAACTCGGTCGTTTTGGATCTGGAAAACTTGAGTAGAAGTATGATCCTGATCGAAGAATTCAAGGTTCGGGTAAAGGAGAAAAAGAAGCAACTCAGCAAGTTCAAAAGAACAGTAGTCCAAAAGGAAGGCGGATTTTTCGGAGCGTTAAAAGAGCTCGGTCAATCCATCGGTTTGAATGTTAAAAGAGGGAACGTTTATAAATCGGTAGATACTTATTTTACAAGATATTTATCCGAAAAGGAGATCCAGGAATTTGAATCCAAGGTCCGTAATGAATTAAGAAAAGAGAATGGAGCTCCGATAGACACACCCGTCTATGAAAGGATCAGATCTATCGCGGAGAAGACTGCACTTGCTCGTATTAGCGCGGAAACTTCTAAGATAAGAATAGAAGAAATTACCGAAGAACTTAAGTTTTTAGATACAGAGTTGGCCAAAGTAGACTTAGATCCTAAAAAGAAAAAAACGTATCTGACAGATAAGGATAAATTGGAGAAGGAGCGAAAGGCGGCCGAAAAAGCAATCCCGGACGGAGAGAAAAAGGCGGCATCCGGGGAGACTGCCTTAACGAAAGCTCTTCAGAATTTTTTTAGAGGCTCTTTTAAGGATCGAATTTCCTCTTTGGGACTTCTTCCGGACAAAATTAGAATTTTAGCATATGATAGAGTAGGAAAGGAGACGTTGGATACGGGCTTACTTTTCTCCCAAAGTTCCGAGACAGGTAAAAAATTACTATCTCAGGCGGACTTTACGGAAAGTCGTAAAGGTCTTTTTGGAGATACGGACGTTTTGGAAGTTATCCAAAACAAATCGGAAGCTGAAAGTTATGAAGTGGGCGGAAGACAATACGAAGTAGTTTATCGTCCCGTTTTTAGGAATCCGAGCACTGCGGAAAGATCCAGATCGATGGCCGAAGAAATTGCAGAGAATCCTAAAGATTGGGCCAAGTATCTGGAAGAAGATAGAAAAATTTCCGCGGAGATTGCAGAGATCTCCCAAAGGTTGAAAACCAGAATGTCCGAACTCCGTAAGGACGGGAAGGCTAAACCTTCTTCAGATAAAGAATTCAAAAATCTGGCTCTTGCTTATAGGCAGATGCTTAAAAAAAGAGATACTAAGTTAGAGCAGTTACAACCTTACGGTTCAGTATTCGAAAAGAACAAAAAAAAATGGAATGATGATCATAAGTCTCTAAAAGACAAGATTGCGAACACTTCCAAAGAGATTTTAGAATGGGAGAAGATGTTAAAATTCCCTCCTAAAGAAGGAGATAATAAAACTTCTCCTGAAGAGATCCAAGAAAAGATCAGAGTCTTAGAATCTCTGGAAGAAGAATATAAGGATTCTTTAATTCGTTTGGAGTCTACTAAGGGGGATTGGGGCAATTCTTACGAACATAAGGCAGAGGATGCATTTTTCGGCTTGAGAGAAGCCGCGCTCGAAGACTTCACTTTTATTCCTTTTAAAACAGGACCTGCGGGTATTAGAAGATATTATAAAGACGAAAACGAAAGAAAGTCCGTTCGGATCAAATGGAGACTTTTGAGAGAATGGATCCTCTCCGGAAATTCCGAAACAGAACTTCCTAAAACTCCTAAAGGGATCGCATGGGATTCGGGGATCCTCGTCCGAAGCAGAAGCGAGGCCGAAGAGGTAATGTGGGCTTTGGATTCCACTCCTCTTGTGGCTCCTGGGGAAGAAGAAGGTAAAGGACTGGTTTATGACCTTCTCCGTAAAGATTTATTAGGATATAATATTATTCTAATAGATAGGACCGAAGGTGTCCGTCAGATGAAATCTAACCGAGAGGAGATGATCCGATATACTGGGATTATCGGGACCATCGCGATTCTTTTGGCTTACGGCTTGGCCTGGTTTGTGGTCCGCAGGATAAGGGTGATTAGTAAAAATGCCGAGTCTATCGGAGAAGGTAATCTGAATGTGGAATTTCCTCCTGCAGGTTATGATGAGATCGGTATCCTAAGTGAATCTTTGAACGATATGGTTCACGGTTTGAAAGAAAGGGAAGAGATGAAAGGAGAACTTCTGGCGGCAGAAGAGATTCAGAAGCGGCTTCTCCCTGAAAAATTACCTTCTAGCTTGAACGACTACGTTGAATTCGGCGCATTCTATAAGGCGATGACCGGCGTGGGCGGAGATTATTACGATTTTATTGAATTAGGTGGAGGAAAGATCGCGATCTGTATCGGCGACGTTTCGAATCACGGTGTAGGTCCTGCGATCGTGATGGCTCTTTTTAGAGCTCAGATCCGAGCAATTCTTCGCAAAGGAGAAAGAGATCTGAAAAAGATCTTACTCGAAGCGAACGGTTATCTCTATGAGGATACTCCGGATCATATTTTTATCACATTCTTCTTAGCGATCTTCGATTCCAATACTTCTAGATTGGAATATATTTCTGCCGGTCACGTGAAACCTCTATTCTTCGATGCTTCCGATGGAAAGATCAAAGAACTTCCTGCCGGTGGTCTTCCAATCGGAATGGATGAAAATTCTTTCTTCGAAACTACGATTGAAAGAAGGGCATTAACATTGGATTCGGGAGATATTTTCTTTGAATATACGGACGGTTTGGACGAGGCAAGAAGTCCAAACTCGGATATGTATACGAGAGAAAGGCTTGCAAAACTGTTGCATGCAAACGGAGAAAAACGTCCGGAAGAATTAATCAAGACGATCGTTGCAGATGTGGAATCACATACTCAGCAGGATCTAAGTGCGACTGGCTTCTCCAAACTTTCGGATGATATTGCGATGATCGCGATCCGAAAACGATAA
- a CDS encoding MgtC/SapB family protein, protein MQEFLTILDSKTIDTVTVSIRVALIILFAGAVGWNREGKNHGAGFRTHILIGLASTVLMLLSIFIPEFYSVVGGDPSRIAAQVVSGVGFLCAGAIMKFGLTVKGLNTAASIWIVSAIGLLVGAGLYYAGFLTTVATLIILVLFDLVEERYFGKYEYKVLVLDLKQKKFHRKGFKELLLRNKLRLVSESFMQDYQSKNAQIKLTIAMPRDFDILKIVDEFRNLADVIKISIEST, encoded by the coding sequence ATGCAGGAATTTCTAACCATCTTGGATTCTAAAACGATCGATACTGTCACGGTAAGTATTCGGGTTGCTTTGATCATTCTTTTTGCTGGCGCAGTTGGCTGGAATAGAGAAGGTAAAAATCATGGCGCCGGTTTCAGGACCCATATTTTGATCGGTCTTGCTTCTACCGTTTTGATGTTATTGTCTATTTTTATTCCGGAATTCTATTCCGTAGTGGGAGGAGATCCTTCTAGGATAGCCGCGCAAGTGGTTTCCGGAGTCGGTTTTTTATGCGCGGGTGCGATTATGAAGTTCGGATTGACCGTGAAAGGATTAAATACCGCCGCTTCTATCTGGATCGTTTCTGCGATCGGTTTGCTTGTTGGAGCAGGTTTATACTATGCGGGATTTTTAACCACCGTTGCTACTCTGATCATTCTGGTCTTATTCGATCTGGTAGAAGAAAGGTATTTTGGAAAATATGAATATAAAGTTTTAGTCCTGGACCTAAAACAGAAAAAATTCCACCGAAAAGGATTTAAAGAATTATTATTAAGAAATAAGTTAAGATTGGTTTCTGAATCCTTTATGCAGGATTACCAAAGCAAAAACGCTCAGATCAAACTTACGATCGCAATGCCCCGGGACTTTGATATTCTAAAGATTGTGGATGAATTTAGAAATTTGGCGGATGTCATAAAGATCAGTATAGAATCGACCTGA
- a CDS encoding STAS domain-containing protein produces the protein MASLTFNEKVDGSKLILTVAGEIDAKTAPDLKIKLEAAVGNGIKTIICDCSALTYIASAGIGVLNSIQKFLKEKSGEIVFCSLKKEVKDTMELMYFTKKVRVFPSLNDALGGV, from the coding sequence ATGGCGAGCCTAACATTTAATGAAAAAGTGGACGGAAGCAAATTGATCCTAACAGTTGCAGGAGAGATCGATGCTAAGACCGCTCCGGACCTAAAGATCAAGTTGGAAGCGGCAGTAGGGAACGGAATCAAAACGATCATCTGCGATTGTTCCGCTCTTACTTATATCGCTTCCGCAGGGATCGGTGTTTTGAACTCCATTCAAAAATTCCTAAAGGAAAAATCAGGAGAGATCGTTTTCTGCAGCCTTAAAAAGGAAGTAAAGGATACGATGGAACTGATGTATTTCACCAAAAAGGTAAGAGTATTTCCTTCTTTAAATGATGCGTTAGGCGGAGTTTAA
- a CDS encoding inositol monophosphatase family protein, whose translation MADLSKILSVFRFASKSAGTEILKLFGKESTFDLKDPMQVLTQADLDSHRVLEEILKKEFPTIPLVMEEQNNPEPLPETFIVCDELDGTTLFSRGIKEFSVILAYIENGSPKVGCIYFPALDTYLTSQREVGTFINDQKILLKKGGSIDRSVLSLEINNTFQDEDYRWISNASKNTLATRALAATGAGFLELLEGKTDLFMNLSGAKIWDFAAGVLALEEAGGIALDKSGNPLKWDKIRMSALLSRDPDFLKEVYRLKP comes from the coding sequence ATGGCCGATCTTTCTAAAATTCTATCCGTTTTCAGATTCGCATCTAAATCTGCCGGAACAGAGATCTTAAAATTATTCGGTAAAGAGTCCACATTCGATCTGAAAGATCCTATGCAGGTTTTGACACAAGCGGACTTGGACTCTCATCGAGTTCTGGAAGAAATTCTCAAAAAGGAATTTCCCACAATTCCGCTCGTCATGGAAGAGCAAAACAATCCTGAACCTCTTCCGGAAACTTTCATAGTATGCGATGAGTTGGACGGGACTACCTTGTTTTCTAGAGGGATCAAAGAGTTCAGCGTAATTTTAGCTTATATAGAGAATGGATCTCCTAAGGTAGGATGTATTTATTTTCCTGCGCTGGATACTTACCTTACATCACAAAGAGAAGTTGGGACTTTTATCAACGATCAAAAGATCCTTCTTAAAAAGGGTGGAAGTATAGATCGTTCCGTTCTTTCTCTTGAGATCAATAATACCTTCCAAGACGAGGACTATCGTTGGATCTCAAACGCGAGTAAAAACACTTTGGCGACTCGTGCTTTGGCAGCGACAGGAGCTGGATTTTTAGAATTACTAGAAGGTAAGACGGATCTATTCATGAACTTAAGTGGCGCTAAGATATGGGACTTTGCCGCAGGAGTTCTTGCCTTGGAAGAAGCAGGCGGGATCGCTTTGGACAAATCGGGAAATCCTTTGAAATGGGATAAGATCCGCATGTCTGCCCTGTTAAGTAGAGATCCGGATTTCTTAAAAGAAGTTTACCGACTGAAACCTTAG